A stretch of the Pelmatolapia mariae isolate MD_Pm_ZW linkage group LG23, Pm_UMD_F_2, whole genome shotgun sequence genome encodes the following:
- the LOC134621415 gene encoding NF-kappa-B inhibitor zeta-like gives MTTELGQRKRMYFECIKILLNMGASCGTKDQKSGRTSLHMASEEANVELLKIFLDQPTMLSIVNVKTFSGNTALHIVSSLTNHKTQAEAVKLLMRKGADPGVRNLENELPSQLVPEGPAGEKVRVSLHIHAGGIADGTVC, from the exons ATGACCACGGAGCTGGGGCAGCGGAAGCGCATGTACTTTGAATGTATCAAGATTCTGCTGAACATGGGCGCCTCCTGTGGGACAAAG GATCAGAAAAGTGGGCGGACTTCTCTCCATATGGCTTCTGAGGAGGCAAATGTGGAGCTGCTGAAGATTTTTCTTGACCAGCCAACAATGCTGTCCATTGTAAATGTTAAG ACGTTCAGTGGAAACACGGCACTGCACATCGTCAGCTCTCTGACCAATCACAAAACTCAAGCTGAAGCGGTGAAGCTGCTTATGAGAAAGGGAGCCGATCCTGGGGTTAGGAACTTAGAAAATGAGCTGCCATCTCAGCTGGTACCTGAAGGTCCTGCTGGGGAAAAGGTAAGGGTGTCACTTCACATACATGCTGGAGGAATCGCAGATGGCACTGTTTGCTGA
- the LOC134620627 gene encoding protein jagunal homolog 1-B, whose translation MASRAGPRAAGTDGSDFQHRERVASHYQMSVSLKSEIRKLNIVHLLIWVLMAAQVTVSQMNLVSHKVVASPYQWEYPYLLSIIPTVFSFLALPRNNISYLVISMISAGLFCVAPLIYGSMEMFPVAQQLYRHGKAYRFIFGFSAVSVMYLVIVIAVQVHGWQIYYSKKLLDQWFTTTQEKKKK comes from the exons ATGGCTTCTCGAGCTGGTCCAAGAGCAGCGGGCACAGATGGCAGTGACTTCCAGCACCGGGAGCGGGTCGCCTCTCACTACCAGATGAG TGTTTCCTTGAAGTCTGAAATCCGTAAGCTCAACATTGTCCATCTGCTGATCTGGGTGTTGATGGCAGCTCAG gTAACGGTAAGCCAAATGAACCTGGTGTCCCACAAGGTGGTGGCCTCTCCATACCAGTGGGAGTACCCCTACTTACTGAGCATAATACCCACAGTCTTCAGCTTCTTGGCACTGCCCCGTAACAACATCAGCTACCTGGTCATCTCCATGATCAGCGCCGGGCTCTTTTGCGTGGCGCCACTGATCTACGGCAGCATGGAGATGTTCCCCGTGGCTCAGCAGCTCTATCGCCACGGCAAAGCATACCGTTTCATTTTCGGATTCAGCGCCGTGTCAGTCATGTACCTGGTGATCGTCATCGCCGTGCAGGTTCACGGCTGGCAGATCTACTATAGTAAGAAGCTGCTGGACCAGTGGTTCACCACcacacaggagaagaagaagaaataa
- the LOC134620848 gene encoding collagen alpha-1(VIII) chain-like: MVAVPLHSFYLLITVLQLCLLYLAHGGVYYGHKQPPQQSQPLPQYDAYPQQQFLENEMPILPQYGQEFPQPPLHMGKERPLTDGKGQTFPRGAKGPRPPVPGVKGLPKGLQGIQGPPGPTGPPGPQGPPGLPGQGLPGLPGKPGPPGPSGYPGVGKPGMPGLPGKPGGPGLPGSKGDLGPNGDVGVTGPPGPPGLPGPSGLPGIPKAGDQGLPGQRGPLGEPGQKGLPGLPGPPGPKGDKGLGIPGFPGLKGPGGPPGPPGQVGIAGIGKPGMNGLPGQPGIPGKPGSPGEPGLAGAPGERGQPGVPGVPGIGKPGKDGFSGQPGVSGGKGEPGLPGLPGNPGLPGYGTPGFPGPKGHKGHAGLPGAPGPKGDKGHPGLTGVIGPTGSSGIPGPPGPIGLPGSLGFPGLKGDDGVIGPRGNPGVKGQTGPPGLPGQPGRSGEGGQPGPRGLQGPIGPKGEAGVRGLPGAPGAAGLTGTRGEGGQAGEKGPQGPQGIPGLTGPGGPIGPPGLPGRKGDAGLPGKPGYPGEGTPGPPGLVGPQGNPGPSGPPGFPGQPGQPGPPGPPGQPATFPDLGQILPMTGPYSGQKQGYKNPNGGEIGGNGPELPAFTAKLTNPFPPVGSPVIFDKLLHNGNQDYSPQNGVFTCSIPGIYYFSYNVHCKGGNVWVALMKNNEPVMYTYDEYKKGLLDQASGSAVLPLRKGDTVHIQLPSEQAAGLYAGQYVHSTFSGYLLYIM, from the exons ATGGTGGCTGTACCCCTCCATTCTTTCTATCTTCTCATCACAGTGTTACAGCTATGTTTACTATACCTCGCTCATGGTGGGGTGTATTATGGACATAAACAGCCACCCCAACAGTCCCAGCCATTGCCACAATATGATGCATATCCACAGCAACAGTTTCTGGAGAATGAGATGCCAATACTTCCTCAGTATGGACAAGAGTTTCCTCAACCGCCATTGCACATGGGCAAAGAGAGACCACTGACAGATGGCAAAG GACAAACCTTTCCCAGAGGAGCTAAAGGTCCACGCCCTCCTGTTCCAGGGGTAAAAGGTCTCCCAAAGGGACTGCAAGGAATTCAAGGTCCCCCAGGGCCAACAGGACCACCAGGACCACAAGGCCCTCCTGGGCTTCCAGGTCAGGGATTGCCAGGTTTACCAGGAAAGCCAGGCCCTCCTGGTCCTTCTGGCTACCCAGGAGTTGGAAAACCCGGTATGCCAGGATTGCCAGGAAAACCTGGAGGACCTGGATTACCAGGATCAAAAGGTGATCTTGGTCCTAATGGTGATGTAGGTGTAACTGGACCTCCTGGGCCTCCAGGACTTCCAGGTCCCTCAGGACTCCCTGGGATTCCAAAAGCAGGAGATCAGGGACTTCCAGGACAGCGAGGTCCTCTAGGGGAGCCTGGCCAAAAAGGTCTGCCTGGGCTTCCTGGTCCTCCAGGCCCCAAAGGAGACAAAGGACTTGGTATACCTGGTTTTCCAGGCTTGAAAGGGCCTGGTGGACCACCAGGTCCACCTGGACAGGTGGGCATTGCTGGCATTGGTAAACCTGGTATGAATGGTCTTCCTGGGCAACCAGGAATACCAGGAAAGCCTGGTTCTCCTGGAGAACCAGGACTGGCAGGGGCACCTGGTGAAAGAGGCCAACCAGGTGTACCAGGTGTACCAGGAATTGGAAAACCAGGAAAAGATGGTTTCAGTGGGCAACCGGGGGTATCTGGAGGGAAGGGGGAACCAGGTCTCCCTGGTTTACCAGGGAACCCAGGCTTGCCAGGTTATGGTACACCTGGGTTTCCAGGACCTAAGGGTCATAAGGGACATGCTGGTCTTCCTGGAGCACCAGGTCCAAAAGGTGATAAAGGTCACCCAGGTCTCACAGGTGTCATTGGTCCCACTGGTTCAAGTGGAATACCTGGCCCACCAGGTCCAATAGGCCTTCCTGGTAGTCTTGGCTTCCCAGGATTAAAAGGAGATGATGGTGTCATAGGGCCAAGAGGAAATCCAGGAGTAAAGGGTCAGACAGGTCCTCCAGGGCTTCCCGGACAGCCTGGTAGATCAGGAGAGGGTGGACAACCAGGACCAAGAGGCTTACAAGGGCCCATTGGCCCAAAAGGAGAAGCTGGTGTTAGGGGTTTACCTGGTGCCCCTGGTGCTGCAGGATTAACAGGAACAAGAGGAGAAGGGGGACAGGCTGGAGAGAAAGGCCCCCAGGGGCCACAAGGTATTCCAGGGCTTACAGGACCAGGGGGCCCAATTGGACCCCCTGGGCTTCCTGGACGAAAAGGCGATGCAGGCTTACCAGGTAAACCTGGCTATCCTGGTGAGGGAACCCCAGGACCCCCAGGTCTTGTTGGTCCACAAGGTAACCCCGGTCCCAGTGGTCCTCCTGGATTTCCAGGGCAACCGGGACAACCTGGACCCCCTGGACCTCCTGGACAACCTGCTACATTTCCTGACCTTGGACAGATCCTTCCTATGACTGGCCCATACAGTGGCCAAAAACAAGGTTACAAGAACCCAAATGGAGGTGAGATTGGTGGAAATGGCCCTGAGCTGCCTGCATTCACAGCTAAACTCACAAATCCATTCCCCCCTGTGGGTTCCCCTGTCATCTTTGACAAACTCTTGCACAATGGCAATCAGGACTACAGTCCCCAGAATGGTGTTTTTACCTGTAGCATACCAGGGATCTACTACTTTTCTTACAACGTACACTGCAAAGGAGGTAATGTGTGGGTGGCACTGATGAAGAATAATGAGCCAGTTATGTACACTTATGATGAGTATAAAAAGGGATTGCTAGATCAGGCTTCAGGGAGTGCAGTACTCCCATTAAGAAAAGGAGACACTGTGCATATACAGCTACCATCGGAGCAGGCAGCAGGACTTTATGCTGGTCAGTATGTCCACTCCACATTTTCTGGATACCTACTGTACATTATGTaa